One stretch of Saccharomonospora xinjiangensis XJ-54 DNA includes these proteins:
- a CDS encoding aldehyde dehydrogenase family protein: MTSTEQAVETFDSLNPATDEVVGTHPVHDADAVEAAVTRARAAATWWASLGFDGRAERLRRWKGVLARRLPELCELVSAETGKPEGDAQLEIVLAIEHIEWAARNAKKVLGPKRRSSGLLLSNQVATVEYQPLGVVGVIGPWNFPVFTPLGSVAYALAAGNAVVFKPSEYTPGVGAWLVDAFAEVVGEKPVLQLVTGFGATGAALVGADVDKIAFTGSAATGKKIMAAAADRLTPVVIEAGGKDALIVDADADLDAAADAAVWGAFWNAGQTCVGVERVYVHTAVYEEFVAKLTRLAREVRPGEHYGPMTMRSQLGVVRRHIADALARGGRALVGGADAVGDRYVRPTVLVDVPEDSVAVREETFGPTVTVTRVSDMDEAIEKANDSAYGLGSTVFSRRRGMELARRLRTGMTAINAPLAFAGIATLPFGGMGESGFGRIHGPEGLREFARPKAIARQRYRMPLAMTTFARTARTDELVGKLITVLHGRR; this comes from the coding sequence ATGACGAGCACCGAGCAGGCCGTCGAGACGTTCGACTCGCTCAACCCGGCGACGGACGAGGTCGTCGGCACCCATCCCGTGCATGACGCCGACGCTGTCGAGGCCGCGGTGACCAGGGCTCGTGCCGCCGCGACATGGTGGGCCTCGCTCGGGTTCGACGGCCGCGCCGAACGACTTCGCCGCTGGAAGGGTGTGCTCGCGCGCCGGCTGCCGGAGTTGTGCGAGCTGGTGAGCGCCGAGACCGGCAAGCCGGAAGGCGACGCGCAACTGGAGATCGTGCTGGCCATCGAGCACATCGAGTGGGCGGCCCGCAACGCGAAGAAGGTGCTCGGGCCGAAGCGGCGCTCCTCGGGGCTGCTGCTCTCCAACCAGGTGGCCACGGTCGAGTACCAGCCGCTCGGCGTCGTCGGGGTGATCGGTCCCTGGAACTTTCCGGTCTTCACTCCGCTGGGGTCGGTGGCCTACGCGCTGGCGGCAGGCAACGCCGTGGTGTTCAAGCCGAGCGAGTACACACCCGGGGTGGGTGCGTGGCTGGTCGATGCCTTCGCCGAGGTCGTCGGCGAGAAGCCGGTGCTCCAGCTCGTCACCGGTTTCGGCGCGACCGGAGCGGCGCTCGTCGGCGCGGACGTGGACAAGATCGCGTTCACCGGATCGGCCGCGACCGGAAAGAAGATCATGGCGGCTGCGGCGGACCGCCTGACACCGGTGGTCATCGAGGCCGGTGGCAAGGACGCGCTGATCGTGGACGCCGATGCCGACCTCGACGCCGCGGCGGACGCGGCGGTGTGGGGCGCGTTCTGGAACGCGGGACAGACGTGTGTCGGCGTCGAACGCGTCTACGTGCACACGGCGGTGTACGAGGAGTTCGTCGCGAAGCTCACCAGGCTGGCGCGTGAGGTGCGGCCCGGCGAACACTACGGGCCGATGACCATGCGCTCGCAGCTCGGCGTGGTGCGAAGGCACATCGCCGACGCTCTCGCCAGAGGTGGGCGGGCGCTCGTGGGCGGTGCCGACGCGGTCGGCGACCGCTACGTGCGGCCGACCGTGCTGGTTGACGTGCCCGAGGACTCCGTCGCCGTGCGTGAGGAGACGTTCGGTCCGACGGTCACCGTGACGCGGGTTTCCGACATGGACGAGGCGATCGAGAAGGCGAACGACTCCGCGTACGGACTCGGTTCCACGGTGTTCTCGCGGCGTCGCGGCATGGAACTCGCCAGGCGGCTGCGGACGGGCATGACGGCGATCAACGCGCCGCTCGCATTCGCGGGTATCGCGACGCTGCCCTTCGGTGGCATGGGCGAGTCCGGGTTCGGTCGCATCCACGGGCCGGAGGGACTGCGGGAGTTCGCGCGGCCGAAGGCCATCGCGCGGCAGCGCTACCGCATGCCGTTGGCGATGACGACGTTCGCCAGGACGGCGAGGACCGACGAGCTCGTCGGCAAGCTCATCACGGTCCTGCACGGCAGGCGCTGA
- a CDS encoding helix-turn-helix domain-containing protein: MSTSTLEERTVFPPEESQHREELGRLAAVLHAHTAGGCRADVARLVGPDGGEVALPGELYRLLLRVVDDLNNGFAVVIQPSNAVLTTQEAADLLHISRPTLVKLLERGEIPYHKIGRHRRVYLRDVLEYDERTRREREAALDEMALESAHDGTADRITGFISTR; the protein is encoded by the coding sequence ATGTCCACGAGCACGCTTGAAGAGCGGACCGTCTTCCCGCCAGAGGAGTCACAGCATCGGGAGGAGCTCGGAAGGCTGGCCGCCGTCCTGCACGCGCACACGGCTGGCGGGTGCAGGGCCGACGTTGCCAGGCTGGTGGGGCCAGATGGTGGGGAAGTGGCCCTTCCTGGAGAGTTGTACCGTCTGCTCCTGCGGGTCGTCGATGACCTGAACAACGGGTTCGCCGTGGTCATCCAACCGTCGAACGCCGTGCTCACGACGCAGGAGGCCGCCGACCTGCTGCACATATCACGCCCCACTCTCGTGAAGTTGCTCGAGCGGGGCGAAATCCCCTATCACAAGATCGGCCGCCACCGTCGTGTCTACCTCCGCGATGTGCTCGAATACGACGAGCGAACGCGGCGCGAACGCGAGGCCGCTCTCGACGAGATGGCTCTTGAGTCCGCGCATGACGGAACGGCCGACCGGATCACCGGGTTCATCTCGACGAGGTGA
- a CDS encoding PIN domain-containing protein has translation MAFPVLLDACVLVPYDISDLLLRLASEKTYRPLWSADILRETERALVTKLGMSPEKVGRRLSRMREHFLDAEVEGYEDLIDAMQCEKNDRHVLAAAVRGNASVLVTANLKDCPDAALEPYDIVVLSPDEFLLDQLDLYQEKALAVLRKLVAARRKPPETPATFLNKLQPYVPGFVEEARKMLGVSGSFPLPPAEGALPPPRLPR, from the coding sequence GTGGCTTTCCCGGTGCTGCTCGATGCGTGCGTCTTGGTCCCGTACGACATATCGGACTTGTTGCTGCGCCTTGCGAGCGAGAAGACATACAGGCCCCTATGGTCCGCGGACATCCTGCGGGAAACCGAGCGAGCACTGGTAACGAAGCTGGGTATGTCGCCAGAGAAGGTAGGCAGGCGGCTCAGCCGTATGCGCGAGCATTTCCTCGACGCCGAGGTCGAGGGCTACGAGGATCTGATCGATGCAATGCAATGCGAGAAGAATGACCGCCATGTCCTGGCGGCTGCGGTGCGTGGCAATGCTTCGGTGCTCGTGACGGCGAACCTCAAAGACTGTCCGGACGCGGCCTTGGAGCCTTACGACATCGTCGTTCTCAGCCCGGACGAGTTCCTGCTGGATCAGCTCGACCTCTACCAGGAGAAGGCTCTCGCGGTGCTGCGAAAGCTGGTGGCAGCACGGCGGAAGCCCCCGGAAACGCCGGCCACCTTCCTGAACAAGCTTCAGCCTTACGTCCCCGGATTCGTCGAGGAAGCGCGAAAGATGCTCGGAGTGTCGGGATCGTTCCCCTTACCGCCTGCGGAAGGGGCACTTCCACCACCACGGCTGCCGCGATGA
- the purS gene encoding phosphoribosylformylglycinamidine synthase subunit PurS — MARVVVDVMPKPEILDPQGQAVAGALGRLGFSGVTEVRQGKHFELEVDDSVDDETLAKIAEGFLANPVIEEWTIRRIDR; from the coding sequence GTGGCCCGTGTAGTCGTCGACGTCATGCCCAAGCCCGAAATCCTCGATCCCCAAGGCCAGGCCGTCGCCGGCGCGCTCGGCCGACTCGGCTTCTCCGGGGTCACCGAGGTCCGTCAGGGCAAACACTTCGAGCTGGAAGTCGATGACAGCGTCGATGACGAGACGCTCGCCAAGATCGCGGAAGGCTTCCTCGCCAACCCGGTGATCGAGGAGTGGACGATCCGGAGGATCGACCGATGA
- the purQ gene encoding phosphoribosylformylglycinamidine synthase subunit PurQ — MSPRIGVITFPGTLDDVDAARAVRRSDAEAVPLWHGDADLKGVDAVVVPGGFSYGDYLRCGAIAKFAPVMSSVIDAARKGMPVLGICNGFQILCEAGLLPGALVRNDKLHFVCRDQWLRVENNTTSWTTRYDEGAEILIPLKSGEGGYMADEATLDELEGEGRVVFRYVDGNPNGSRRDIAGVCSPDGRVVGLMPHPEHAIDALTGPSDDGLGVFYSALDAVNSLVTSA, encoded by the coding sequence ATGAGCCCCCGCATCGGCGTCATCACCTTCCCCGGCACGCTCGACGACGTGGACGCCGCGCGTGCTGTGCGGCGCTCCGACGCCGAAGCCGTTCCGCTGTGGCACGGTGACGCCGACCTCAAGGGCGTTGACGCGGTGGTCGTCCCCGGCGGCTTCTCCTACGGCGACTACCTGCGGTGCGGTGCCATCGCCAAGTTCGCGCCCGTGATGAGTTCCGTCATCGACGCGGCCCGCAAGGGCATGCCGGTTCTGGGGATCTGCAACGGGTTCCAGATCCTCTGCGAGGCCGGTCTCCTTCCCGGTGCTCTCGTGCGCAACGACAAGCTGCACTTCGTGTGTCGCGACCAGTGGCTGCGGGTCGAGAACAACACCACGAGCTGGACGACGCGATACGACGAGGGTGCCGAGATCCTCATCCCGCTCAAGTCGGGTGAGGGCGGTTACATGGCCGATGAGGCGACGCTCGACGAGCTGGAGGGCGAGGGGCGCGTCGTGTTCCGCTACGTCGATGGCAACCCCAACGGCTCGCGGCGGGACATCGCAGGGGTGTGCAGCCCCGACGGCCGTGTCGTGGGTCTCATGCCACATCCCGAACACGCGATCGACGCGCTCACGGGGCCGTCGGACGACGGCCTCGGTGTGTTCTACTCCGCACTCGACGCCGTGAACTCGCTGGTCACGTCGGCATGA
- the purL gene encoding phosphoribosylformylglycinamidine synthase subunit PurL — MDTPADTTAFAEQTPDQPQPYAELGLADDEYARIREILGRRPTDAELAMYSVMWSEHCSYKSSKKHLAYFGETTTPEMREKMLAGIGENAGVVEIGDGWAVTFKVESHNHPSYVEPYQGAATGVGGIVRDILAMGARPLAVADPLRFGPADAPDTRRVLPGVVAGIAGYGNCLGLPNIGGEVVFDESYSGNPLVNALCVGAMRVEDLHLAHASGTGNKIILFGARTGLDGIGGVSVLASDTFSGDESSGGRKKLPSVQVGDPFTEKVLIECTLELFAKKLVVGIQDLGGAGLACATSELAAAGDGGMHVNLDRVPLRAQGMTPAEILSSESQERMCAVVRPSDVDAFMEVCRKWDVIATEIGEVTDGDRLVIDWHGQTVVDVPPRTVAHQGPVYDRPYARPAKQDELESDTPGTLPRPSTPDEIRETLLRMIASPNLASKEWVTQQYDRYVRGNTVLSQPADSGMIRIDESTGRGVAVSTDCNSRYVYLDPYAGTQLALAEAYRNVATSGAMPIAVTNCLNFGSPRDPGVMWQFERAVHGLADGCAQLGVPVTGGNVSFYNQTGDQAILPTPVVGVLGVIDDVSRRIPTGFGAEPGETLLLLGETHDEFGGSAWAQVMHGHLGGRPPKVDLERERLIAEILVAGSRDGMISAAHDVSEGGLAQTIVEMALVGQCGARIVLDPDEDPFVQLFSESAGRVLVAVPRTEELRFTEMCSARGLPWRKTGVVDPESGAVQIQDIADLGLDELREAWESTLPTLFA, encoded by the coding sequence GTGGACACCCCCGCCGACACCACCGCCTTCGCCGAGCAGACGCCGGATCAGCCTCAGCCGTACGCGGAGCTGGGACTGGCCGACGACGAGTACGCGCGTATCCGCGAGATCCTCGGGCGAAGGCCCACGGACGCCGAACTCGCCATGTACTCGGTGATGTGGAGCGAGCACTGCTCGTACAAGTCGTCCAAGAAGCATCTCGCCTACTTCGGCGAGACCACGACGCCGGAGATGCGCGAGAAGATGCTCGCAGGCATCGGTGAGAACGCCGGTGTCGTGGAGATCGGTGACGGCTGGGCCGTCACGTTCAAGGTGGAGAGCCACAACCATCCGTCCTATGTGGAGCCTTATCAGGGCGCTGCGACGGGTGTCGGCGGCATCGTGCGGGACATTCTCGCGATGGGTGCGCGTCCACTCGCCGTGGCCGATCCGCTCCGCTTCGGGCCTGCCGACGCTCCCGACACCCGGCGTGTCCTGCCCGGCGTCGTGGCCGGTATCGCCGGGTACGGCAACTGCCTCGGCCTTCCGAACATCGGCGGCGAGGTGGTCTTCGACGAGAGTTACTCAGGCAACCCGCTGGTCAACGCGCTGTGCGTGGGAGCGATGCGTGTCGAGGATCTGCACCTCGCGCACGCTTCGGGAACCGGCAACAAGATCATCCTGTTCGGTGCGCGCACCGGACTCGACGGCATCGGCGGTGTCTCCGTCCTCGCCAGCGACACGTTCTCGGGCGACGAGAGTTCCGGTGGCCGTAAGAAACTGCCCAGCGTGCAGGTCGGCGACCCGTTCACCGAGAAGGTGTTGATCGAGTGCACGCTGGAGCTGTTCGCGAAGAAGCTCGTCGTGGGCATCCAAGACCTCGGCGGCGCGGGCTTGGCCTGCGCGACCTCGGAGCTGGCCGCGGCAGGCGACGGCGGCATGCACGTGAACCTCGACCGCGTCCCGCTTCGCGCGCAAGGCATGACCCCGGCGGAGATCCTGTCCAGCGAGTCGCAGGAGCGGATGTGCGCGGTCGTCCGCCCGTCCGATGTGGACGCCTTCATGGAGGTGTGCCGCAAGTGGGACGTCATCGCCACCGAGATCGGTGAGGTGACGGACGGCGACAGGCTCGTCATCGACTGGCACGGCCAGACCGTCGTCGATGTGCCGCCGCGAACGGTGGCGCATCAGGGCCCGGTCTACGACCGTCCCTACGCGCGCCCCGCGAAGCAGGACGAGCTGGAGTCGGACACTCCCGGCACGCTGCCTCGTCCGTCCACTCCGGACGAGATTCGCGAGACGCTGCTGCGCATGATCGCCTCTCCCAACCTGGCTTCGAAGGAATGGGTCACGCAGCAGTACGACCGCTATGTGCGGGGCAACACGGTGTTGTCGCAGCCCGCTGACTCGGGGATGATCCGCATCGACGAGTCCACAGGGCGTGGTGTCGCGGTTTCGACGGACTGCAACAGCAGGTACGTCTACCTCGACCCGTACGCGGGCACACAGCTCGCGCTGGCCGAGGCGTACCGCAACGTGGCCACCAGCGGCGCGATGCCTATCGCCGTGACCAACTGCCTCAACTTCGGCTCGCCGCGCGATCCCGGTGTCATGTGGCAGTTCGAGCGGGCCGTTCACGGCCTCGCCGACGGCTGCGCGCAGCTCGGTGTCCCCGTCACCGGCGGCAACGTGAGCTTCTACAACCAGACCGGCGACCAGGCGATCCTGCCCACACCGGTGGTCGGCGTGCTCGGCGTGATCGACGATGTGAGCCGTCGCATCCCCACCGGCTTCGGTGCCGAGCCTGGCGAGACCCTGCTCCTGCTCGGCGAGACGCACGACGAGTTCGGTGGCTCCGCGTGGGCGCAGGTCATGCACGGGCACCTCGGTGGCCGACCTCCGAAGGTGGACCTCGAAAGGGAACGCCTGATCGCCGAGATCCTGGTGGCCGGTTCGCGCGACGGCATGATCTCCGCGGCTCACGACGTGTCCGAAGGCGGGCTGGCGCAGACGATCGTCGAGATGGCGCTGGTCGGTCAGTGCGGTGCCAGGATCGTGCTCGACCCCGACGAGGACCCGTTCGTCCAGCTTTTCTCGGAGTCGGCGGGACGGGTGCTCGTCGCCGTACCGAGGACGGAGGAGCTGCGTTTCACGGAGATGTGCTCCGCGCGTGGCCTTCCGTGGCGAAAGACCGGTGTCGTGGACCCCGAGTCCGGCGCCGTGCAGATCCAGGACATCGCCGATCTCGGCCTCGACGAGCTTCGCGAGGCTTGGGAGAGCACGCTTCCCACACTGTTCGCCTGA
- a CDS encoding proline-rich domain-containing protein, giving the protein MEGTVVTYPPQPGHQPQGHPGNPGVPNYPVLPSYPGGQYSQGHNPYGTQGGGWGPQQPPKKSRTGLWVVLSLTAVAVVAFVITAFVAPGFLLDDGSKGSQGTNADGDSAQALAVRLRDALGNRDTAALQEMACPRATGMVEATIAEISEVSDAELVGEAQENGDTAVVKYGVTFYGEPITFENTLTKRDDSWCWQDLAIKAAIQPESDTSAVPGGPGSPGSPDATEMGEKFLDKVVSTVNGGDTADVASLVCPGMDSTMSNLEDAASSNVTYTADGPATSETDEDGVLSVDLTLTGDDGSALSIAADNGDGEFCVYHALHY; this is encoded by the coding sequence ATGGAAGGCACGGTCGTGACGTATCCACCGCAGCCCGGGCACCAGCCTCAGGGCCACCCCGGCAACCCGGGCGTTCCGAACTACCCGGTTCTCCCGAGCTACCCCGGCGGGCAGTACTCGCAGGGCCACAATCCCTACGGCACGCAGGGCGGCGGCTGGGGACCGCAGCAGCCGCCGAAGAAGAGCAGAACCGGCCTGTGGGTCGTTCTTTCCCTGACCGCCGTCGCCGTGGTGGCATTCGTCATCACCGCCTTCGTCGCTCCCGGCTTCCTCCTCGACGACGGCTCGAAGGGTTCGCAGGGCACCAACGCGGATGGTGACAGTGCTCAGGCTCTGGCCGTGCGGCTCAGGGACGCTCTCGGCAACCGGGACACGGCCGCGCTCCAGGAAATGGCCTGCCCACGTGCCACCGGAATGGTCGAGGCCACCATCGCCGAGATCAGCGAGGTCTCCGACGCCGAACTCGTCGGCGAGGCGCAGGAGAACGGCGACACCGCCGTCGTGAAGTACGGCGTCACCTTCTACGGCGAACCCATCACCTTCGAGAACACGCTCACCAAGCGGGACGACTCCTGGTGCTGGCAGGACCTCGCCATCAAAGCCGCGATCCAGCCCGAGAGTGACACCAGTGCCGTCCCGGGTGGGCCAGGGTCACCCGGCTCACCCGATGCCACCGAGATGGGCGAGAAGTTCCTCGACAAGGTCGTGTCCACAGTGAACGGTGGTGACACCGCGGACGTGGCGAGCCTGGTGTGCCCCGGCATGGACTCGACCATGAGCAACCTCGAGGATGCGGCATCCAGCAACGTCACCTACACCGCCGACGGTCCCGCCACCTCGGAAACGGACGAGGACGGCGTCCTCTCTGTCGATCTGACACTGACCGGCGACGACGGCAGCGCCCTCTCGATCGCCGCCGACAACGGCGACGGCGAGTTCTGCGTCTACCACGCCCTGCACTACTGA
- a CDS encoding lysozyme, with protein sequence MSIGRRRWRIAAASFAASVSALLLGALTPAAAEVAPGTNADARGQVDHAMGSQIRKHEGDHSNSYTKRRALEPQGLNSDGVSAYATVPGIDVSSWQGNVDWSYWWNQGKRFAYVKATEGTTYKNPYFAQQYNGSYNVGMIRGSYHFARPDVSSGATQANFFVNNGGGWSRDGKTLPGALDVEYNPYGSTCYGKTKAQMAAWIKDFHDTYYSRTGRWPVIYTSTSWWNQCVGTAGDFSSTAPLWVARYASTVGELPYNWGYHTIWQYTSSPIDQNSFNGSYDRLKVLATG encoded by the coding sequence ATGAGTATCGGACGGAGAAGATGGCGGATCGCCGCCGCAAGCTTCGCCGCGTCCGTCAGCGCGCTCCTGCTCGGCGCGCTGACCCCTGCGGCGGCCGAAGTCGCTCCTGGGACGAACGCCGATGCCAGGGGCCAGGTCGATCACGCGATGGGGTCGCAGATCCGCAAGCACGAGGGCGACCACTCGAACTCCTACACGAAACGGCGCGCACTGGAACCGCAGGGCCTGAACTCCGACGGGGTGAGTGCCTACGCCACGGTTCCGGGTATCGACGTCAGCAGCTGGCAAGGAAACGTTGACTGGTCCTACTGGTGGAATCAGGGCAAGCGATTCGCCTACGTGAAGGCGACAGAGGGAACAACCTACAAGAATCCCTATTTCGCGCAGCAGTACAACGGTTCCTACAACGTCGGAATGATCCGGGGTTCCTACCACTTCGCGCGGCCGGACGTGTCGTCCGGCGCCACGCAGGCCAACTTCTTTGTCAACAACGGCGGCGGTTGGTCCCGTGACGGCAAGACCCTGCCCGGCGCGCTGGACGTGGAGTACAACCCGTACGGCTCCACCTGCTACGGCAAGACGAAGGCGCAGATGGCGGCGTGGATCAAGGACTTCCACGACACCTACTACTCCCGCACCGGCAGGTGGCCGGTGATCTACACCTCGACGAGCTGGTGGAACCAGTGCGTCGGCACGGCAGGCGACTTCTCCAGCACCGCGCCGCTGTGGGTTGCCCGCTACGCCTCCACGGTGGGTGAGCTGCCGTACAACTGGGGCTACCACACGATCTGGCAGTACACGTCGAGCCCGATCGACCAGAACTCGTTCAACGGCTCGTACGACCGGCTGAAGGTTCTCGCCACCGGCTGA